One stretch of Euphorbia lathyris chromosome 7, ddEupLath1.1, whole genome shotgun sequence DNA includes these proteins:
- the LOC136235097 gene encoding uncharacterized protein yields the protein MRRAGFGACFLQGTVYFIIALTALLNYIAFVVTRPPCFLYIAIGFTISTGMYLGFFRTQIRKKFNIRLAGELSKVEEKLKSLSWLPEEHIGRTTLQLIEKCLEIYMTVGPCFPSRSKGIFKTSQDTATLVNQFQIMGK from the exons ATGAGACGTGCTGGTTTTGGGGCTTGTTTTCTTCAG GGAACCGTATATTTCATTATTGCTCTTACAGCCCTTCTTAACTACATTGCTTTCGTGGTCACTAGACCGCCTTGCTTTCTCTATATAGCTATTGGTTTCACCATTTCAACAGGAATGTATTTGGGTTTCTTCCGCACGCAGATCAGAAAGAAATTTAATATCAGG CTTGCTGGAGAACTTTCAAAGGTGGAGGAGAAACTTAAATCTCTGTCATGGCTGCCTGAAGAGCATATCGGCAGAACAACTTTGCAATTa ATTGAGAAGTGCTTGGAGATATATATGACTGTGGGCCCTTGTTTTCCCTCAAG ATCTAAAGGCATATTCAAGACTAGTCAGGACACCGCAACACTAGTGAATCAATTCCAGATAATGGGAAAATAG